One segment of Daphnia magna isolate NIES linkage group LG2, ASM2063170v1.1, whole genome shotgun sequence DNA contains the following:
- the LOC116917033 gene encoding sodium-independent sulfate anion transporter isoform X2, whose protein sequence is MSQWCIRPGGPFNQEDPSPVRTEPPTHSRMEAKMYGAGSELSIVSRSTMSTWISDSHFVEEIHKKRRRVCKRWRKTCTRDLLYRRLPFLSWITKYDFSKLLSDANAGMAVSLTAIPQTIGYAAVAGLPAQIGLYSAFMGPLMYIFFGTVREISVGPNSVLALMINSYVSEGGVAYAVILAFLTGIIQLIIGLLNLGFIVDLISAPVISGFCSAAALTAIATQMKGLLGLKFQGSNFLGVWRGVFENLSDINYYDAGLGFLTIFLLLIMRKLNCMMNLEVFRDQACLQNRWISRVLWFLSSSRNASVLIFSCLAAYLLEVNGLNQLTLSGDIEPGLPTFRLPPFQIERQVDDDETQILNFSDICAEIGAMGIALFPLVSILEQVAIAKTYSHGKSTDATQEIISLGIGNIAGSFVGAMPISASFGRSAVQASSGVRTPMVNVFSSGVILLALGLLMPAFYYLPKAVLAAVVISSVMFLVEYEEIKPMWKSRRIELLPLVLTFFSCLLVNMEFGIILGAGFHLLLLLHMGNKPKISVGEIQAINVIKTTSADSTMVNTSTIEAKRIRLICDRSLHFPGIEAFRHRINEVIDDEGCEKLIIIADMERVLEVDYTSLKVLKCMHADLQKREHTLIFDKANEVLQQHLTTAMDIPVSAFIQITRHNITV, encoded by the exons ATGTCACAGTGGTGCATAAGGCCAGGAGGACCTTTCAACCAGGAGGATCCTTCACCTGTTCGGACCGAGCCGCCAACACACAGCAGGAT GGAAGCAAAGATGTACGGAGCGGGTTCTGAATTATCGATTGTCAGCCGTAGCACGATGAGCACCTGGATATCGGATAGCCATTTCGTCGAAGAAATTCATAAAAAGCGTCGTCGTGTGTGCAAACGATGGCGGAAAACGTGCACCCGCGATTTGCTGTACCGACGGCTACCATTCTTATCGTGGATCACCAAATACGATTTTTCCAAGCTTCTTTCCGATGCCAACGCTGGCATGGCCGTCTCCTTGACGGCCATCCCGCAAACGATCGGCTACGCGGCCGTGGCTGGACTTCCGGCACAG ATCGGCCTTTATTCGGCTTTTATGGGGCCGTTGATGTACATATTCTTCGGCACCGTCAGAGAAATTTCTGTCGGGCCAAACAGTGTTCTCGCCTTGATGATCAATTCTTACGTCAGCGAGGGCGGAGTCGCCTACGCCGTCATCCTAGCCTTTCTTACTGGCATCATCCAATTAATTATTGGTTTATTGAATTTAG GTTTCATAGTCGATCTTATATCGGCACCTGTTATTTCAGGATTCTGCTCAGCAGCTGCCCTGACTGCCATCGCCACACAGATGAAAGGACTGTTGGGATTGAAATTCCAAGGCTCCAATTTCCTCGGAGTGTGGCGCGGGGTCTTTGAAAATCTGTCCGACATCAACTATTATGATGCTGGATTAGGATTTTTAACCATATTCTTACTGCTCATTATGCGA AAGCTCAATTGTATGATGAATCTTGAAGTCTTCAGGGATCAAGCATGTTTACAAAATCGCTGGATTTCTCGGGTGTTGTGGTTCCTTTCGTCGAGTCGCAACGCTTCTGTGCTAATATTCAGTTGTCTGGCAGCGTACCTGCTGGAAGTAAACGGATTGAATCAATTGACCTTGTCAG GCGACATCGAGCCAGGACTGCCCACATTCCGGTTGCCACCGTTTCAGATTGAGCGTCAAGTTGATGACGACGAAACGCAGATCCTTAATTTTTCGGACATTTGCGCCGAAATTGGTGCCATGGGCATTGCCCTGTTCCCGTTAGTCTCCATCCTGGAGCAAGTGGCCATCGCTAAAACTTATT CTCACGGCAAAAGCACCGATGCTACTCAGGAAATTATCAGTCTGGGCATCGGTAACATCGCCGGCTCCTTTGTTGGAGCCATGCCAATATCTGCCAGCTTCGGACGATCGGCCGTTCAAGCGTCGAGCGGAGTACGGACCCCTATGGTCAACGTATTTTCAA GCGGTGTGATCCTATTGGCCCTAGGCCTTCTCATGCCTGCATTCTATTATCTACCGAAAGCCGTGCTAGCTGCCGTTGTCATCTCATCCGTCATGTTTTTGGTAGAATACGAAGAAATCAAGCCAATGTGGAAATCGAGAA GAATTGAGCTGCTTCCACTGGTGCTGACGTTTTTCAGTTGCCTGTTGGTAAACATGGAGTTTGGCATAATACTGGGAGCTGGCTTTCACCTGTTGCTCCTCTTGCACATGGGGAATAAGCCAAAAATCTCTGTCGGCGAAATTCAGGCCATAAATGTCATCAAAACGACGTCAGCTGATTCGACCATG GTCAACACCTCGACCATCGAAGCCAAACGGATACGACTGATCTGTGACCGTAGTCTGCATTTCCCCGGCATCGAGGCGTTCCGCCATCGCATCAACGAGGTGATCGACGACGAAGGATGCGAGAAACTCATCATCATCGCCGACATGGAGCGTGTCCTCGAAGTGGACTACACTTCTCTTAAA GTACTCAAATGTATGCACGCTGACTTACAGAAACGAGAACACACACTTATATTTGACAAAGCCAACGAGGTTCTTCAACAGCATCTGACGACGGCCATGGACATCCCCGTGTCGGCATTCATACAAATAACCCGTCACAACATAACCGTATAG
- the LOC116917033 gene encoding sodium-independent sulfate anion transporter isoform X1 — protein sequence MSQWCIRPGGPFNQEDPSPVRTEPPTHSRMEAKMYGAGSELSIVSRSTMSTWISDSHFVEEIHKKRRRVCKRWRKTCTRDLLYRRLPFLSWITKYDFSKLLSDANAGMAVSLTAIPQTIGYAAVAGLPAQIGLYSAFMGPLMYIFFGTVREISVGPNSVLALMINSYVSEGGVAYAVILAFLTGIIQLIIGLLNLGFIVDLISAPVISGFCSAAALTAIATQMKGLLGLKFQGSNFLGVWRGVFENLSDINYYDAGLGFLTIFLLLIMRKLNCMMNLEVFRDQACLQNRWISRVLWFLSSSRNASVLIFSCLAAYLLEVNGLNQLTLSGDIEPGLPTFRLPPFQIERQVDDDETQILNFSDICAEIGAMGIALFPLVSILEQVAIAKTYSHGKSTDATQEIISLGIGNIAGSFVGAMPISASFGRSAVQASSGVRTPMVNVFSSGVILLALGLLMPAFYYLPKAVLAAVVISSVMFLVEYEEIKPMWKSRRIELLPLVLTFFSCLLVNMEFGIILGAGFHLLLLLHMGNKPKISVGEIQAINVIKTTSADSTMLVLGHATSRPIPVQQRKSVRELVNTSTIEAKRIRLICDRSLHFPGIEAFRHRINEVIDDEGCEKLIIIADMERVLEVDYTSLKVLKCMHADLQKREHTLIFDKANEVLQQHLTTAMDIPVSAFIQITRHNITV from the exons ATGTCACAGTGGTGCATAAGGCCAGGAGGACCTTTCAACCAGGAGGATCCTTCACCTGTTCGGACCGAGCCGCCAACACACAGCAGGAT GGAAGCAAAGATGTACGGAGCGGGTTCTGAATTATCGATTGTCAGCCGTAGCACGATGAGCACCTGGATATCGGATAGCCATTTCGTCGAAGAAATTCATAAAAAGCGTCGTCGTGTGTGCAAACGATGGCGGAAAACGTGCACCCGCGATTTGCTGTACCGACGGCTACCATTCTTATCGTGGATCACCAAATACGATTTTTCCAAGCTTCTTTCCGATGCCAACGCTGGCATGGCCGTCTCCTTGACGGCCATCCCGCAAACGATCGGCTACGCGGCCGTGGCTGGACTTCCGGCACAG ATCGGCCTTTATTCGGCTTTTATGGGGCCGTTGATGTACATATTCTTCGGCACCGTCAGAGAAATTTCTGTCGGGCCAAACAGTGTTCTCGCCTTGATGATCAATTCTTACGTCAGCGAGGGCGGAGTCGCCTACGCCGTCATCCTAGCCTTTCTTACTGGCATCATCCAATTAATTATTGGTTTATTGAATTTAG GTTTCATAGTCGATCTTATATCGGCACCTGTTATTTCAGGATTCTGCTCAGCAGCTGCCCTGACTGCCATCGCCACACAGATGAAAGGACTGTTGGGATTGAAATTCCAAGGCTCCAATTTCCTCGGAGTGTGGCGCGGGGTCTTTGAAAATCTGTCCGACATCAACTATTATGATGCTGGATTAGGATTTTTAACCATATTCTTACTGCTCATTATGCGA AAGCTCAATTGTATGATGAATCTTGAAGTCTTCAGGGATCAAGCATGTTTACAAAATCGCTGGATTTCTCGGGTGTTGTGGTTCCTTTCGTCGAGTCGCAACGCTTCTGTGCTAATATTCAGTTGTCTGGCAGCGTACCTGCTGGAAGTAAACGGATTGAATCAATTGACCTTGTCAG GCGACATCGAGCCAGGACTGCCCACATTCCGGTTGCCACCGTTTCAGATTGAGCGTCAAGTTGATGACGACGAAACGCAGATCCTTAATTTTTCGGACATTTGCGCCGAAATTGGTGCCATGGGCATTGCCCTGTTCCCGTTAGTCTCCATCCTGGAGCAAGTGGCCATCGCTAAAACTTATT CTCACGGCAAAAGCACCGATGCTACTCAGGAAATTATCAGTCTGGGCATCGGTAACATCGCCGGCTCCTTTGTTGGAGCCATGCCAATATCTGCCAGCTTCGGACGATCGGCCGTTCAAGCGTCGAGCGGAGTACGGACCCCTATGGTCAACGTATTTTCAA GCGGTGTGATCCTATTGGCCCTAGGCCTTCTCATGCCTGCATTCTATTATCTACCGAAAGCCGTGCTAGCTGCCGTTGTCATCTCATCCGTCATGTTTTTGGTAGAATACGAAGAAATCAAGCCAATGTGGAAATCGAGAA GAATTGAGCTGCTTCCACTGGTGCTGACGTTTTTCAGTTGCCTGTTGGTAAACATGGAGTTTGGCATAATACTGGGAGCTGGCTTTCACCTGTTGCTCCTCTTGCACATGGGGAATAAGCCAAAAATCTCTGTCGGCGAAATTCAGGCCATAAATGTCATCAAAACGACGTCAGCTGATTCGACCATG TTGGTGCTTGGTCATGCCACTTCGAGGCCGATCCCGGTCCAACAACGAAAATCAGTCCGTGAATTG GTCAACACCTCGACCATCGAAGCCAAACGGATACGACTGATCTGTGACCGTAGTCTGCATTTCCCCGGCATCGAGGCGTTCCGCCATCGCATCAACGAGGTGATCGACGACGAAGGATGCGAGAAACTCATCATCATCGCCGACATGGAGCGTGTCCTCGAAGTGGACTACACTTCTCTTAAA GTACTCAAATGTATGCACGCTGACTTACAGAAACGAGAACACACACTTATATTTGACAAAGCCAACGAGGTTCTTCAACAGCATCTGACGACGGCCATGGACATCCCCGTGTCGGCATTCATACAAATAACCCGTCACAACATAACCGTATAG
- the LOC116917037 gene encoding kelch-like protein 18 isoform X1, translating into MTLTTVCITLIFCPKKLLFDDFDFRTNFSFFLNLRLIMTDSCIKSDGCVLFQQTDLPNSAFPVFEEIRKQGLLCDVTIKVDDKYFSAHRIVLCATIPYFNSMFTIDMLESKQREVEVRGIDPSAMESLIQFAYSGKITIHPENINNLMIGAAYLQLNQVRDACADYYKQRLDCKNVLGIQSFAETLSCVELVKAADCFLEKNFTQVAEEEEFVNIDVSQMKELLNRDTLCVSEEGAFEALIRWVKKDTETRAKHLPSLLAQVRLPLLSPTFLTDRVSKEELIRSCHRCRDLVDEAKDFHLLPERRSMFKSYRCRPRCFSDVSGLLYAVGGLTKAGDSLSTVEVMDPVTGRWNPAEAMSIRRSRVGVAILRNNLYAIGGYNGVDRLQTVEVLDGPKRVWRSIGSMNCKRSAAGAASLHDHLYVCGGYDGVTSLNTCESYDPSTDCWKSISAMNKHRSAAGVVSFDNHIYVLGGHDGLSIFDSVEKYNPQTGRWSLGVPMLSKRCRLGVAVLEGKLYACGGYDGSTFLRSVEVFDPKTEKWSHIAPMSVTRSRVALAANAGRLWAVGGYDGTANLNTVEVYDPKTDKWSFGSSMCAHEGGVGLGVVPV; encoded by the exons ATGACGTTGACCACTGTTTGTATTACGTTGATATTTTGTCCAAAAAAGTTGTTGTTTGATGACTTCGATTTTAGAacgaatttctctttttttttaaatttgag ACTAATCATGACCGACTCTTGCATAAAGAGTGATGGCTGTGTGCTCTTTCAACAAACTGATCTACCCAACAGTGCATTCCCTGTTTTCGAAGAAATTCGAAAGCAAGGGCTGCTCTGTGACGTCACAATCAAGGTTGATGACAAATATTTCAGTGCCCACCGTATTGTTCTTTGTGCTACCATACCATACTTCAATTCCATGTTCACTATTGACATGTTGGAGAGCAAACAGAGAGAGGTTGAGGTACGAGGAATAGACCCAAGTGCAATGGAGTCATTAATTCAATTTGCCTACAGTGGAAAAATCACAATTCATCCTGAAAATATTAACAACCTAATGATAGGGGCAGCTTACCTTCAGTTGAATCAAGTTCGTGATGCTTGTGCTGATTACTACAAACAGAGATTAGattgcaaaaatgttttgggCATTCAGTCATTTGCAGAAACTCTCAGTTGTGTAGAACTAGTGAAAGCAGCTGATTGCttccttgaaaaaaattttacacaggttgcagaagaagaagaatttgtAAACATAGATGTTAGTCAGATGAAGGAGCTCTTAAATCGAGATACGTTATGCGTTAGCGAAGAGGGGGCTTTCGAAGCATTAATCCGTTGGGTAAAAAAAGATACCGAGACAAGGGCCAAGCACCTTCCGAGTCTACTAGCCCAAGTTCGATTGCCTCTGCTAAGTCCTACATTTTTAACGGACCGCGTTTCAAAGGAGGAATTGATTCGCAGCTGCCATCGTTGTCGGGATCTAGTGGATGAAGCTAAAGATTTCCACCTTTTGCCAGAACGACGCTCGATGTTCAAGAGTTATCGTTGTCGCCCTCGATGCTTTTCTGACGTG tcTGGTCTTTTGTATGCTGTTGGAGGACTGACTAAAGCAGGCGACTCATTGAGCACTGTAGAAGTCATGGATCCTGTTACTGGTAGATGGAATCCGGCAGAAGCTATGTCGATTCGTCGAAGCCGCGTGGGAGTTGCGATCCTACGTAACAACTTATATG CTATTGGGGGTTACAACGGTGTTGACAGGCTCCAGACTGTAGAAGTCTTAGATGGTCCTAAACGGGTTTGGCGGAGCATAGGATccatgaattgtaaacgaagCGCCGCAGGGGCAGCATCTCTGCACGACCACCTTTAC GTCTGCGGTGGATATGATGGCGTGACATCGCTGAACACATGCGAGTCATATGATCCTTCTACTGACTGTTGGAAATCCATTTCTGCCATGAATAAGCATCGGAGTGCTGCCGGAGTAGTGTCATTTGACAATCACATATACGTCTTAGGGGGACATGATGGCCTAAGCATTTTTGATTCAGTTGAAAAATACAATCCCCAAACCGGGCGTTGGTCACTTGGTGTTCCTATGCTTTCAAAGCGTTGCAG ATTGGGAGTCGCTGTATTAGAGGGTAAGCTGTATGCGTGTGGCGGGTATGATGGCTCTACATTCCTACGTTCGGTGGAAGTTTTTGATCctaaaacagaaaaatggaGCCACATTGCACCCATGAGTGTAACACGTAGTCGAGTGGCGTTGGCAGCTAATGCTGGCCGTCTTTGGGCTGTTGGGGGATATGACGGCACTGC AAATCTAAATACTGTGGAGGTTTATGATCCAAAAACAGATAAATGGAGTTTCGGGTCTTCAATGTGTGCTCATGAGGGAGGCGTCGGTCTCGGAGTAGTCCCTGTATAA
- the LOC116917037 gene encoding kelch-like protein 18 isoform X2 has product MTDSCIKSDGCVLFQQTDLPNSAFPVFEEIRKQGLLCDVTIKVDDKYFSAHRIVLCATIPYFNSMFTIDMLESKQREVEVRGIDPSAMESLIQFAYSGKITIHPENINNLMIGAAYLQLNQVRDACADYYKQRLDCKNVLGIQSFAETLSCVELVKAADCFLEKNFTQVAEEEEFVNIDVSQMKELLNRDTLCVSEEGAFEALIRWVKKDTETRAKHLPSLLAQVRLPLLSPTFLTDRVSKEELIRSCHRCRDLVDEAKDFHLLPERRSMFKSYRCRPRCFSDVSGLLYAVGGLTKAGDSLSTVEVMDPVTGRWNPAEAMSIRRSRVGVAILRNNLYAIGGYNGVDRLQTVEVLDGPKRVWRSIGSMNCKRSAAGAASLHDHLYVCGGYDGVTSLNTCESYDPSTDCWKSISAMNKHRSAAGVVSFDNHIYVLGGHDGLSIFDSVEKYNPQTGRWSLGVPMLSKRCRLGVAVLEGKLYACGGYDGSTFLRSVEVFDPKTEKWSHIAPMSVTRSRVALAANAGRLWAVGGYDGTANLNTVEVYDPKTDKWSFGSSMCAHEGGVGLGVVPV; this is encoded by the exons ATGACCGACTCTTGCATAAAGAGTGATGGCTGTGTGCTCTTTCAACAAACTGATCTACCCAACAGTGCATTCCCTGTTTTCGAAGAAATTCGAAAGCAAGGGCTGCTCTGTGACGTCACAATCAAGGTTGATGACAAATATTTCAGTGCCCACCGTATTGTTCTTTGTGCTACCATACCATACTTCAATTCCATGTTCACTATTGACATGTTGGAGAGCAAACAGAGAGAGGTTGAGGTACGAGGAATAGACCCAAGTGCAATGGAGTCATTAATTCAATTTGCCTACAGTGGAAAAATCACAATTCATCCTGAAAATATTAACAACCTAATGATAGGGGCAGCTTACCTTCAGTTGAATCAAGTTCGTGATGCTTGTGCTGATTACTACAAACAGAGATTAGattgcaaaaatgttttgggCATTCAGTCATTTGCAGAAACTCTCAGTTGTGTAGAACTAGTGAAAGCAGCTGATTGCttccttgaaaaaaattttacacaggttgcagaagaagaagaatttgtAAACATAGATGTTAGTCAGATGAAGGAGCTCTTAAATCGAGATACGTTATGCGTTAGCGAAGAGGGGGCTTTCGAAGCATTAATCCGTTGGGTAAAAAAAGATACCGAGACAAGGGCCAAGCACCTTCCGAGTCTACTAGCCCAAGTTCGATTGCCTCTGCTAAGTCCTACATTTTTAACGGACCGCGTTTCAAAGGAGGAATTGATTCGCAGCTGCCATCGTTGTCGGGATCTAGTGGATGAAGCTAAAGATTTCCACCTTTTGCCAGAACGACGCTCGATGTTCAAGAGTTATCGTTGTCGCCCTCGATGCTTTTCTGACGTG tcTGGTCTTTTGTATGCTGTTGGAGGACTGACTAAAGCAGGCGACTCATTGAGCACTGTAGAAGTCATGGATCCTGTTACTGGTAGATGGAATCCGGCAGAAGCTATGTCGATTCGTCGAAGCCGCGTGGGAGTTGCGATCCTACGTAACAACTTATATG CTATTGGGGGTTACAACGGTGTTGACAGGCTCCAGACTGTAGAAGTCTTAGATGGTCCTAAACGGGTTTGGCGGAGCATAGGATccatgaattgtaaacgaagCGCCGCAGGGGCAGCATCTCTGCACGACCACCTTTAC GTCTGCGGTGGATATGATGGCGTGACATCGCTGAACACATGCGAGTCATATGATCCTTCTACTGACTGTTGGAAATCCATTTCTGCCATGAATAAGCATCGGAGTGCTGCCGGAGTAGTGTCATTTGACAATCACATATACGTCTTAGGGGGACATGATGGCCTAAGCATTTTTGATTCAGTTGAAAAATACAATCCCCAAACCGGGCGTTGGTCACTTGGTGTTCCTATGCTTTCAAAGCGTTGCAG ATTGGGAGTCGCTGTATTAGAGGGTAAGCTGTATGCGTGTGGCGGGTATGATGGCTCTACATTCCTACGTTCGGTGGAAGTTTTTGATCctaaaacagaaaaatggaGCCACATTGCACCCATGAGTGTAACACGTAGTCGAGTGGCGTTGGCAGCTAATGCTGGCCGTCTTTGGGCTGTTGGGGGATATGACGGCACTGC AAATCTAAATACTGTGGAGGTTTATGATCCAAAAACAGATAAATGGAGTTTCGGGTCTTCAATGTGTGCTCATGAGGGAGGCGTCGGTCTCGGAGTAGTCCCTGTATAA
- the LOC116917033 gene encoding sodium-independent sulfate anion transporter isoform X3, with protein MSQWCIRPGGPFNQEDPSPVRTEPPTHSRMEAKMYGAGSELSIVSRSTMSTWISDSHFVEEIHKKRRRVCKRWRKTCTRDLLYRRLPFLSWITKYDFSKLLSDANAGMAVSLTAIPQTIGYAAVAGLPAQIGLYSAFMGPLMYIFFGTVREISVGPNSVLALMINSYVSEGGVAYAVILAFLTGIIQLIIGLLNLGFIVDLISAPVISGFCSAAALTAIATQMKGLLGLKFQGSNFLGVWRGVFENLSDINYYDAGLGFLTIFLLLIMRKLNCMMNLEVFRDQACLQNRWISRVLWFLSSSRNASVLIFSCLAAYLLEVNGLNQLTLSGDIEPGLPTFRLPPFQIERQVDDDETQILNFSDICAEIGAMGIALFPLVSILEQVAIAKTYSHGKSTDATQEIISLGIGNIAGSFVGAMPISASFGRSAVQASSGVRTPMVNVFSSGVILLALGLLMPAFYYLPKAVLAAVVISSVMFLVEYEEIKPMWKSRRIELLPLVLTFFSCLLVNMEFGIILGAGFHLLLLLHMGNKPKISVGEIQAINVIKTTSADSTMRKASLVFCQVKTRKAGGE; from the exons ATGTCACAGTGGTGCATAAGGCCAGGAGGACCTTTCAACCAGGAGGATCCTTCACCTGTTCGGACCGAGCCGCCAACACACAGCAGGAT GGAAGCAAAGATGTACGGAGCGGGTTCTGAATTATCGATTGTCAGCCGTAGCACGATGAGCACCTGGATATCGGATAGCCATTTCGTCGAAGAAATTCATAAAAAGCGTCGTCGTGTGTGCAAACGATGGCGGAAAACGTGCACCCGCGATTTGCTGTACCGACGGCTACCATTCTTATCGTGGATCACCAAATACGATTTTTCCAAGCTTCTTTCCGATGCCAACGCTGGCATGGCCGTCTCCTTGACGGCCATCCCGCAAACGATCGGCTACGCGGCCGTGGCTGGACTTCCGGCACAG ATCGGCCTTTATTCGGCTTTTATGGGGCCGTTGATGTACATATTCTTCGGCACCGTCAGAGAAATTTCTGTCGGGCCAAACAGTGTTCTCGCCTTGATGATCAATTCTTACGTCAGCGAGGGCGGAGTCGCCTACGCCGTCATCCTAGCCTTTCTTACTGGCATCATCCAATTAATTATTGGTTTATTGAATTTAG GTTTCATAGTCGATCTTATATCGGCACCTGTTATTTCAGGATTCTGCTCAGCAGCTGCCCTGACTGCCATCGCCACACAGATGAAAGGACTGTTGGGATTGAAATTCCAAGGCTCCAATTTCCTCGGAGTGTGGCGCGGGGTCTTTGAAAATCTGTCCGACATCAACTATTATGATGCTGGATTAGGATTTTTAACCATATTCTTACTGCTCATTATGCGA AAGCTCAATTGTATGATGAATCTTGAAGTCTTCAGGGATCAAGCATGTTTACAAAATCGCTGGATTTCTCGGGTGTTGTGGTTCCTTTCGTCGAGTCGCAACGCTTCTGTGCTAATATTCAGTTGTCTGGCAGCGTACCTGCTGGAAGTAAACGGATTGAATCAATTGACCTTGTCAG GCGACATCGAGCCAGGACTGCCCACATTCCGGTTGCCACCGTTTCAGATTGAGCGTCAAGTTGATGACGACGAAACGCAGATCCTTAATTTTTCGGACATTTGCGCCGAAATTGGTGCCATGGGCATTGCCCTGTTCCCGTTAGTCTCCATCCTGGAGCAAGTGGCCATCGCTAAAACTTATT CTCACGGCAAAAGCACCGATGCTACTCAGGAAATTATCAGTCTGGGCATCGGTAACATCGCCGGCTCCTTTGTTGGAGCCATGCCAATATCTGCCAGCTTCGGACGATCGGCCGTTCAAGCGTCGAGCGGAGTACGGACCCCTATGGTCAACGTATTTTCAA GCGGTGTGATCCTATTGGCCCTAGGCCTTCTCATGCCTGCATTCTATTATCTACCGAAAGCCGTGCTAGCTGCCGTTGTCATCTCATCCGTCATGTTTTTGGTAGAATACGAAGAAATCAAGCCAATGTGGAAATCGAGAA GAATTGAGCTGCTTCCACTGGTGCTGACGTTTTTCAGTTGCCTGTTGGTAAACATGGAGTTTGGCATAATACTGGGAGCTGGCTTTCACCTGTTGCTCCTCTTGCACATGGGGAATAAGCCAAAAATCTCTGTCGGCGAAATTCAGGCCATAAATGTCATCAAAACGACGTCAGCTGATTCGACCATG AGAAAGGCCAGCCTCGTGTTTTGTCAAGTGAAAACGCGCAAGGCGGGTGGAGAGTGA